A genomic window from Rubrobacter naiadicus includes:
- a CDS encoding ABC transporter permease, whose translation MPFGMVDVVVLAGVFLLLFAVVWAGRGMVSSFTPSRPVRVSTDPAELPYYALRSAIRMFVALFFSVVFTLGYGYLAAKSRRAEKVLVPALDILQSVPVLGFLSVTVTGFIALFPHSMLGLECASIFAIFTAQAWNMTFSFYHSVRALPRELDELSRMLRLTRWQRFWKIEVPNSMVGLVWNGMMSFGGAWFFLAASESISVLNHDYQLPGVGSFAAEAIRKGNLGGVVLAIVTMAFMVVAINFLFWRPITAWAERFKVEEAEAAEVQRSWVLEVLRRSIFASLAGSAWAVVTEPLGRMMRILGRDGEYPSGDGLPGGRKLPGRTGDFVFAAFVLLPIAYGIYRMADYVLRGVGLGGLGGAFLLGAFTLGRVFAVLVFATLVWVPVGVWIGLNPRVARLAQPLIQVLASFPANLLFPFATLLFLKYGISLNLGGILLMALGSQWYILFNTIAGAMAIPTDLREAAEASGLRRWKRWRYLILPGIFPAYVTGGITAAGGAWNASIVAEVVRYGGTTLTASGLGAYITRATATGQWPQILTGVAVMSLYVVAFNRLLWRRLYALAETRYSL comes from the coding sequence ATGCCCTTCGGGATGGTGGACGTCGTGGTGCTGGCGGGCGTCTTCCTGTTGCTGTTCGCGGTGGTGTGGGCCGGGCGGGGTATGGTCTCCTCTTTCACCCCCTCGCGGCCGGTGCGGGTGAGCACCGATCCGGCCGAGCTTCCCTACTATGCGCTGCGCAGCGCGATCCGGATGTTCGTGGCCCTGTTTTTCTCGGTCGTGTTCACGCTGGGCTACGGATATCTCGCTGCTAAGAGCCGCAGGGCCGAGAAGGTTCTCGTGCCGGCTCTGGATATCCTGCAGTCGGTGCCCGTGCTGGGCTTCCTCTCTGTGACCGTCACGGGGTTCATAGCGCTCTTCCCCCACAGCATGCTGGGCCTGGAGTGTGCTTCGATCTTCGCCATCTTCACCGCGCAGGCCTGGAACATGACGTTCAGCTTCTACCACTCGGTCAGGGCGCTGCCGCGCGAGCTCGACGAGCTGAGCCGGATGCTCAGGCTCACCCGCTGGCAGCGCTTCTGGAAGATCGAGGTGCCGAACTCGATGGTCGGGTTGGTGTGGAACGGGATGATGAGCTTCGGTGGGGCGTGGTTCTTCCTCGCCGCCTCCGAGTCGATCAGCGTGCTCAACCACGACTACCAGCTGCCGGGTGTCGGCTCGTTCGCCGCCGAGGCGATAAGGAAGGGGAACCTGGGTGGGGTGGTCCTCGCGATAGTCACGATGGCCTTCATGGTCGTCGCGATAAACTTCCTGTTCTGGCGCCCGATCACCGCGTGGGCCGAGCGCTTCAAGGTCGAAGAGGCGGAGGCCGCCGAGGTACAGAGATCCTGGGTGCTGGAGGTGCTGCGGCGTTCGATCTTCGCGTCTCTCGCCGGGTCAGCCTGGGCGGTCGTGACCGAACCGCTCGGCAGGATGATGCGGATACTGGGGCGCGATGGGGAGTATCCGTCGGGGGACGGGTTGCCTGGCGGAAGGAAGCTCCCCGGGCGTACGGGGGACTTTGTCTTCGCCGCCTTCGTACTCCTCCCGATAGCTTACGGGATCTACCGCATGGCTGACTACGTGCTCAGGGGGGTGGGGCTGGGTGGTCTGGGTGGGGCTTTCCTGCTCGGCGCGTTCACGCTCGGACGGGTTTTCGCCGTGCTCGTTTTCGCGACCCTCGTCTGGGTGCCGGTGGGGGTTTGGATCGGGCTCAACCCCAGAGTGGCACGCCTGGCACAGCCGCTGATACAGGTTCTGGCGAGCTTCCCGGCCAACCTGCTCTTCCCCTTCGCTACGCTGCTCTTCTTGAAGTACGGTATCAGCCTGAACCTCGGCGGCATCCTTCTGATGGCACTCGGTTCGCAGTGGTACATCCTGTTCAACACCATAGCAGGGGCCATGGCCATACCGACCGACCTGCGGGAGGCGGCCGAGGCGAGCGGGCTCAGAAGGTGGAAGAGGTGGCGGTACCTGATCCTCCCGGGCATATTCCCGGCGTACGTGACGGGGGGGATCACGGCGGCCGGAGGGGCCTGGAACGCTTCGATCGTGGCCGAGGTTGTGCGCTACGGTGGCACCACGCTCACCGCCTCCGGCCTCGGGGCTTACATCACCCGGGCGACGGCGACCGGGCAGTGGCCTCAGATCCTCACCGGCGTTGCGGTGATGAGCCTCTACGTTGTGGCCTTCAACCGCCTGCTCTGGCGCAGGCTCTACGCTCTGGCAGAGACCCGTTACTCGCTGTAG